The Acipenser ruthenus chromosome 38, fAciRut3.2 maternal haplotype, whole genome shotgun sequence genomic sequence TAATTCTGGACGCATATgtgaatgctgcaaaataactCAGTCCCTTTTCGCACATGCTAAGTTATCTGTATAAAAAGTAGCACCGCTGTACAGTAAAACAGGAATATACACTTACAATATTACACATAAACAGGGTCAATTTAATGATGCAGCATTGGCAATGGTTTGGGCTTTTGGAATTGAATGTGCTTAGGTGGGATATACACTTAAACAATATACACTTTAGTAGGATAGACTGTAATATCCAATGTACTACACTATCCAATGGTAAGTCTACATACTGTAGGCAAGTGTGGTGAATAACAGGGAACTGTGTTGAAACATGGTAAATACCACGATTCATACCTGTATTAAAGCATGACATtgacagtggtaaacttttaaaagagcAAAGGTGCAAGTTTATAAAGAAAACCAGAAGACGGGCAGATTGCGTAATAATGTTTATTAATCAGAGTGTTCTTGGTGATCCAGGAGCTGCGACGGTAGAAGCGAGTCGCTGGGCTTTCCTATGGGTTACTATGCAGCAGCAGCTTCAGGTGCTGGTTCTGGTGTCGGCTCGGCAGCTGCTTCAGGTGCTGGTTCTGGTGCCGGCTCGGCAGTTGCTTCAGGTGCTGGTTCCGGTGTTGGTTCTGCTGCCGGCTCAGGTGCTACCTCTGAGccactgcagaaaaaaaagtataaatgttAAGCTgatggaacacaaagccactttgtggcttggaacttggtttcaggagattgGGTTGCAGCCCCACTGCATGGCACAGCAGGggggacttggggtttgatacagcaacctcaaactaggtctcctggaaccaggtttcaaaccactggtcctgaaaaagtggcttcgtgttccctcagctttagaactTACTATGCAAATTAGAGAACGTCAGTAAAATTGTAAAGTCTGCACTGTATGCAAATGTATGTGCTAATTTGATCTGgcatgtgacctacagcataCAAGTAACGGCACCACATGCTACCAAGCAAATGTACCTTTCAATTACAAGAACTGATAGCTCTTCCGGGCTCCTCTTGTGATTTAAGGTTCGTATCCTGGATTTCACAGGATTTTCATATTTACAAGAATCAAATTGCAAAGCTAGTTGAGTGATTAGTGATGGGCCTTCCcactaaattcaaataaatatgaaaaaactAATTTGATTCAGAATTTAGTTCTTCCAGTTTGTACTTTGAAGGCAATGTCTGGGTTCAAAATCAAAaaggttaaatatatatataatgaagaaaAATATTCCTTACGGTTTGTTTCCAGAGAGTGCTAAGAAAAGGGAAGAAGAAAACACAGGAATAATCACGTTTGTGGTTTAACTTAACCTTATAaagcaatgtattattattattattattattattattattattattattattattattattattattattattaaatgtggcAGTATCTGGGTGGAGGTCTCATTTGCAACATATCTACTGTTAAATAAACAAGCTTATAATTGACACCTTAGAGGAAGGGTGCTGCCTTGTATGTATTTGCAAATGGTCAAACATGTACAGCATTATAAAGGTGGACAATGTTAACAAATTTCTTACAAGCCTTAGCTGCCTTCTTAGCTGCCTTCTTTTTTGCTTTCCTGGCCTTCTTTGCTGCTTTTCTGGCCTTCTTTTTTGCTTTCCTGGCCTTCTTTTTTGCTTTCCTGGCCTTCTTTGCTGCTTTTCTGGCCTTCTTTTTTGCTTTTCTGGCCTTCTTTGCTGCTTTCCTGGCCTTCTTTTTTGCTTTCCTGGCCTTCTTTGCTGCTTTTCTGGCCTTCTTTGCTGCTTTTCTGGCCTTCTTTGCTGCTTTTCTGGCCTTCTTTGCTGCCCTACTTCTTGATTTGCGAGCTAAAGAAAAGAAAGCAGAAGTTACCTAGATATATGATCAATTATAGTTGCACCAATTTACTGCAGACAGCTCCCCTAATAGTGAATATTATAGATTCaattttgtgaaagaaaaaagtCTGTAAAGCTTTAATTGTAAAATGATAACGCTGAAGGGGACTGTTAGATATAAATTAAATTTATGATATCCGACATTAAAATTGATTAGGATGGATCCACTGACGTTCAATATCAGGAGTTGCATATATTGTGGTTTTAATTGTAGATtcaattattgttttattgtagaTTCAATTATTAGTAAACAAAGTGCCCTGTAAACCAAAATTTAATTTCTAAAAGTTAAATCAAATAACGAGACCAATGCAATTCAAAAGAACTTTGATGATTCCATCTAATTATTCAATTTGATCAAAATTAAAACTTTATTTCATGTTACTCATTGAAACTAATACAGCGTGCCAACAATACTTCTGTGTTTCACTCAATACAAAATGCATAAAAAACTGACATACTTACCTCTCTtgtcagctgaaaaaaaaaaattaaaaaaaatgagctTTTGTCGTAATTTCAGAATATGAATTTGTATAATAAAGAATCCATAAAGGGTACTTACAATAAGTCTCATTCTCAATCTCGTTAGTTATCTGAGCTGCAATTATAAATACATCACCATTATGTCACATGTCACTCTAAATGGATCTGTACTTTTTTGTTTACAGTTTAACGTTGAATTTTAGTAGCGAATCTACATTGCCCTGGATGTGGTTCCAAATCCTTCTTTTTCTTGATTACTCACCCAAATCTTCACTCTCCTCCTCATTCAGGTCTGCATCCAAATCAGTCTGGGCCTCTGTAAGATAAATCGTTGTAATGCGCTTCACTATATCTGTAAGTTCTTCAACAATGAATCCCATTTtctaatgcagtgtaacaggcagtgttgcgTGATCCACTGcaattacagattctgtcccctgagatgaggttaaaagctctaaaaccatgaatgcaaaAAAGGGTGTATTAAACATTTTCTAGCAGCAAAGGGAGCACAGTAGTAGCATGCATAAGTAACAAGCTTGATATGAAACTGGTTTT encodes the following:
- the LOC117971310 gene encoding histone H1, gonadal-like, with the translated sequence MKTLFILVLSAAVLLIASDARSIQYTSQDEDELVDTMLVDKRELEAQTDLDTDLNEEESEDLDARSIQDGFEDENELVDAMLEEERELEAQTDLDADLNEEESEDLAQITNEIENETYSDKRARKSRSRAAKKARKAAKKARKAAKKARKAAKKARKAKKKARKAAKKARKAKKKARKAAKKARKAKKKARKAKKKARKAAKKARKAKKKAAKKAAKASLSGNKPGSEVAPEPAAEPTPEPAPEATAEPAPEPAPEAAAEPTPEPAPEAAAA